The following DNA comes from Streptomyces sp. NBC_00273.
GGAGTTCTCGGCGAACAACGGCAAGGACCGGCCGGACTACACCATCGGTGAGGGCGTGAGCGGCAAACCCCTGCGGTACATGGACGATCCCACCAAGGACGGAGCGTCCAAGGGTTGCTGGTCACCGGGTGTCGGAGAGGGAGAGGAACCCAATCACCACATCGCCGGGATCAGCAACAAGTTCTTCTACCAGTTGGCCGTGGGCAGCGGGAAGTCCCAGTGGGGGGACAGCCCGACCTGCGGCGGAGCGCCAGCGGTCAAGGGCATCGGCAACGACAAAGCCGGGAAGATCTGGTATCGCGCGCTGACCCGCTACCTGATGCCCAACTCCAACTTCTCCGGTGCCCGCGCCGCGACCCTGCGAGCCGCGGCCGATTTGTACGGCAAGAACAGCACGGAAGCCAAGTCCGTGACCGCGGCATGGCTCGCAGCCGGGGTTGACGGCAGCGACCCGGTGCCTCCGGCACCGCTGGCCCCGTCGTTGAAGTGGGTCAACTTCCAGAACAGCGTGGTCGGTGCGGAGATCCTGGTGCGGCTGGTGGCACCCGACCCGCAGCGTCAGCGCGTCACTTTCACCGCCACCGGACTGCCCCCGGGGCTGACTCTGAACGCGGCCACCGGTGTGGTCACCGGCAGGCCCACCCGGCAGGGCAGCTCCGAGGTCACGTTCACCGCGGCCGACTGCGACGGCAACACCTCGAAGCGTCAGATCAGCTGGGAGGTCGCGCCCGGGTGAGTTGCGGGGATTCGTCGGCCCGGTGGCCGTGAGCGCCGATGGCGCGGGCGGTGGCGGACTGGGCGACCAGGAGGACGCGGAGGCGGACCTGGCGGCCCATGAAGAGGATCTCGGCGAGCGCCTCGACGGCCGGGGACGTCTTCGGGTCGCCGGACTCGCGGATCTTCGCCCAGTACCGCTTGAGCTGCGCCATGGTGGCGTTGACCTCTTCGAGGAGAAACACGATCCTCGGACCCACTCGCCACGGTTCGCGTTCGAGGACGTCGTCGGCCAGCTGCTCGGCGAGGGCGAGTCGGCGCCGGCCTTCCTGGGCGAGGCGGACCAGGGCGTCGTGGATCTCGGCGATGCCGCGGCAGTAGGTGACGCCGGGCACGCCGCGGGCCCAGGTGTGGGAGATCCGCTTGAAGTCGAGCACGTAGGCGTGCGCGCCGTTGTGGATGAACTGGCAGGTGATGCAGCGCAGGATGGTGGACTTGCCGCCGCCGGTGCCTGCGGAGATCAGGACGTGCGGGGAATCGGCGTCCAGGTCGACGGAGATCTTCCTCTTGCCCGCTCCCAGGCCGATCAGCGGGGCGGACTCCGGCATCTTCGCGAGGATCTCACGTACGCCGGGGTCGGACAGGGTCAGCTTCTTGGGCGGGGCCTTGCGCTTCCTGACGATGACGTGCGTGTCCTTGCCCGCGCGGCGCCAGGTGAAGGAGACGTTCTCCAGGGCGAGCTTCTTGACGATGAGGTCGGCGACCAGGTCCTCGTTGAACCGCAGGTGTCCGGGGGTGTCGATGCGGATCTCCGCGTCGTCGTCGGAGAACTTCCTGGGGACGTGGAGGTAGCGGCGCGGGTCGGTGAGCTCCGACATGCCCAGCGGCACGGCGAGCGCCTCGTGTAGCGGGGTCACCCACTCCCGCATGAACGCCCGGCGCTTGCGGGTCAGCAGCCCGTACGCCAGGCCGCCGACGGCGAGGGCGGAGGCCGCGGCGATGCCGCTGGTCTCCGCGGCCGCGATGGCGGGGTCGGGGTTCTCCCAGACGTCGCACACGGTGGCGACGGTGGAGTCCTGGTTTTCCCACAGCCCCCAGTAGCCGCCCCCGCCGATCGTGGCCAGGCCACTGACGCGGAAGGTCAGGCGCTGCCACCCTGCCGGGCCGGGAAGTAGCGGCTCGCAGTCGGCATCCCCGGGACGTCCGGCGGTGAGCCCATGAGGCTGCGCTGAAGGGTGAGGGCGACGTGGCGCTGCTGCTCGTAGAGCCGGGCGAGCATCTCCTCGGCGGCTTTGCGCTCCGTGACGTCGCGGATGGCTGCGGAGACGAGCGTCCCGTCGGGGGTTTCCAGGGGACTCAGGCTGATCTCCACGGGAAACTCGCGCCCGTCCCGGCACCGCCCGTACAGCTCCAGCCCCGCCCCCATGGGTCTGACCTGCCGGTTGACGAAGTAGCCGTTGCGGAAGTCGGAGTGGTGGCCGCGGAACCGGTGGGGTACGAGCACCTCGACGGGCCGCCCCAGCAGGTCCTCGCGCGCGTACGCGAAGAGCGCCTCGGTCTGGGCGTTGACCAGCTGGATGATGCCCCTCTCGTCGACGATCACCATCGCGTCGGGGGCCGCCTCCAGCAGGGCGCGGAAGCGTTCCTCGGCTGCCCGGCGCTCGCTGACGTCCCGCACGGCGGCCGAGATCAGCAGCCCTTCGGGGGTCTCCAGCGGGCTCAGGCTGATCTCCACGGGAAACTCGCGCCCGTCGCGGCGCAGGCCGTACAGCTCCAGTCCCGCCCCCATCGGGCGTACCTGCCGGCTGGCCGCGTAGCCGAGCCGGTGGCGTGGATGCTGACCGCGGAACCGCTCGGGCACGAGCACGTCGATGGGCCGCCCCAGGAGTTCCTTCCGCGGGTACCCGAACAGGGCCTCGGTCTGGGCATTGACCAGGCGGATCACCCCGGCGTCGTCCACGATCACCATCGCGTCCGGTGCCGCTTCCAACAGGGCCCTGAAGGGCTCTTCGGTCGTCGCTGCCATGCTGCGCCTCGCACTCGCCGGATCCCTCAGAAGGGGACATCGGACCATGGGGCTGAAAACCGCACCTCCGGTTGACCGAAACCCATCCACAATTGACCGGCTGCGAACGGGCCCACCGCACGCCGCCGGGGACCGCCCGCGGCTCCCCGGCGTCTTCTTTCAGCGGCTCAGCGCGTCGATCTCCGCCAGGTCCTCCTCGGACAGCGGTCCCCCGTGCAGTGCGTCGAGGTTCTGGTCCAGTTGGTTCACGCTGCTCGCGCCGATGATCACGGACACCACTCGCGGGTCGCGCAGCACCCACGAGATCGCCAGTTGCGCCAGGCTCTGTCCGCGCCGCTCCGCCAGTTCGCCCAGGCCCCGCAGTTGCTCCAGCTTGGCGCCGGTCAGCGCCTCCTCCTTGAGGAAGTGCCCGACCGACATCCGCGAACCGGCGGGCACCTCGCCGGCGAGGTAGCGACTCGTCAGAAGGCCCTGCGCGAGCGGCGAGTAGGCGATCAGGCCGGTTCGGGTGTCGCCCACCGCGTCCAGCAGTCCGCCCTCGGGCGTGCGGTCGAGGATCGAGTAGCGGGCCTGGTTCAGCAGTACCGGTACGCCGAGCTCGCGCAGGATCGCCACCGCCTCGCGATGCCGCTCGGCCGGGTAGTTGGAGATGCCGGCGTACAGCGCCTTACCTGAGCGCACCGCCGTGTGCAGCGCCCCCATGGTCTCCTCGAGCGGGGTCTCGGGGTCGTAGCGGTGCGAATAGAACACGTCCACGTACTCCAGGCCCATCCGCTGCAGCGACTGGTCCAGGCTCGCCAGCAGGTACTTGCGGCCGCCGCCGTCCCCGTACGGACCGGGCCACATGTCGTAGCCCGCCTTGGAGGCGATGAACAGCTCGTCCCGGTACGGACGGAAGTCCTGCGCGAAGAGACGGCCGAAGTTGCGCTCCGCGCTCCCGTACGGCGGGCCGTAGTTGTTCGCCAGGTCGAAGTGCGTGACGCCCCGGTCGAACGCCCGGCGCAGCACCGCCCGCTGCACCTCCAACGGCCGGCCGTCACCGAAGTTGTGCCACAGGCCCAGCGAGACGACGGGCAATCGGACACCGCTGTGTCCGGCCCGGCGGTAGGTCATGGATGCGTAGCGGTCCCGCGTGGCGTGGTAGTTCACGTCCCAATCCTGCCCGATTCCGATCAGAATCGGAACCTAATCAACACATCTCAACATCATGGTCCACGGCATGAACGGCCGGCGAGGGCGCGACCTCGGCTCACGCCCTCGCCGATGCCGGCTATGGGGCGACGGTGAACCCTTGGTCCGTGCCGTACTTGGCACTGGTGGCCCGCCAGGCCTCCAGGCCCTGGGTCAGCGTCGTCGAGGAGACGTACGCCTTGCCGACGGTGTCGCTGAAGACCGAGTTCGCGTAGACCTGGTACGGCAGGTACGACCAGCCCGCGGCGACGTCACGGGCTGCCTCGGCCAGGATCCGGTTGGCCTGCTGACCCCCGAAGTAGGGGAACGGGGTGTCCAGGAAGGCCTGCGATTCCAGGTCCGCCCGCGTGGCGGGGAAGGCGCCCTCGGACACACGGGCCGTGGCGCCGGCCCCCGTGGTCGCGTACTCGATGAAGGCGTAGGCCAGCGCCTTGTTCTTCGACGCCTTCGGCACGGCGAGGGAGCTACCCCCGTTCTCCGCGCCCGCCTTGGCGCCCTTGGTCCACTGCGGGAGGGGAGCCACGCGCCAGTCCCCCGACGCGGCGGGGGCACCCGTGACGAAGTTGGCCGGCATCCAGGCACCTATGGACAGGGTGGCGATGCTGCCGTCCGACAGTCCCTTGTACCACTCGTCGCTCCAGGAGGTGACCGGCGCGAGCAGTCGCTCGTCGATCAGCTTCTGCCAGGTACCCGCGTACTGCGCCGTGCCCGCGTCCCCGAAGTCGAGGCCGATCTCGGTGCCCTCCACCTTGTACGGACGTCCGCCCGCCTGCCAGATCAGGCTGGTCGTGGCGCCGGCGTCCCCGGTGTCGTTCGTGATGTAGAGCTTCGGGTCCGCCTTGTGCAGGGCGCGCGCCGCTTCCACGTACTCGTCCCAGGTGGTGGGGACGGCGATGCCGTGCCGGTCGAACACCTTCTTGTTGTAGAACAGCGCCATGGGTCCGGAGTCCATGGGGAGGGCGTAGATGCCCTTGCCGTACTTCACCCCGCTCCAGGGACCGGTGGTGAAGGCCTGGTCGTGGCCGGAGGCGCCGTAGGGGGAGAGCTCCTCCAGGGATTTGCCGATGGCGAACTGACCGACCGCGTAGTACTCGACCTGGGCCACATCCGGGGCTCCCGAGCCGGCGGCGATGGCGTTCTGGAGCGCAGTGTACTGCTTGTTGTTCGTGCCCGCGTTGACGAGCTCGATGTCCACCTTCGGGTACTTCTTCTCGAAGTCGGCGGCCACCTTCTTGAGCGTGGGCTCCCACGCCCACACCGTCACCTTGCCTCCGGCTTCGAGTGCTGCCGCCACGTCCTTCGCGGCGCTGTCGGCCCCCGGGTCCGGCGATCCGCAGGCGGTGGCGCCGAGGGTCAGGGCGCACGTCACGGCGACGGCGGCGACGATCCGGCGGCGGTTGTTCGTTCTCATCGGTGGTGCTCCTGATTCGGTGTGCGGATGAAGTGGGACGGGAGGGGCCGAGCGCGCAGCCGGACGCGTCACTCCTTGACGCTGCCGGCGGCCAGGCCCGACTGCCAGTAGCGCTGGAGCAGGAGGAAGACGACGACGATCGGCGCGATGGTGAGCAGGGAGCCGGTGATGATGAGGTCGAAGACGGGCTCGCCGCCCGCGGTCCTGGCCTGGGCGCTCCACGCGTTGAGACCGAGGGTGAGCGGATACCAGTCCGGATCCTTGATCATGATCAGCGGCAGGAAGTAGTTGTTCCAGGTCGCGACCATGGAGAAGAGCAGCACCGTCACGGTTCCCGGCATCAGCAGCGGCAGGGCGATCCGGAAGAAGATGCGCAGCTCGCCGGCACCGTCGATGCGGGCGGCCTCGAGCAGTTCGGAAGGTACCGCTTGCGCGGTGAACACCCACATCAGGTAGAGCCCGAAGGGCGAGACCAGGGAGGGGATGATCACTGCCCACGGCGTGTTGGCCAGGCCCATGCCGCTGAACATCAGGAACGTGGGGACGGCGAGGGCCGTGCCGGGGACGGCCACGGCCCCGATGACGACGGCGAACACGGCTCGGCGGCCCGGGAACTCGTACACGGCCAGCGCGTATCCGCCGAGGACGGCGAGCAGCGTCGCACCGCCCGCGCCGGCGGCGACGTAGAGCAGTGTGTTCAGCGTCCAGCGGACGAAGGCGCCGTCGTCATAGGTCAGCGTGCGGGAGATGTTGTCCCAGAGCTGGAAGTCCTCGCCGAGCCACAGGCCGAAGGAGTCGAGGAGGTCCTCCTGGTCCTTGGTCGCGTTGATGACCAGCCACACGAGGGGCAGGAGGGTGTATACGAGGACCAGGCCGGTCACCAGGGTCAGCGGGATGCTGGGCCTGGGATCGAGCGGGGTGTGGGCCCGTCGGCGGCGACGCTTCGGCGCCGCTCTGGGCGGTGCGGCAGCCGGGGGCCTCTGTGATCCGGTGGCAGCGCCGCTCGCGTCCGCGCCGGAGGAGTCGGCGGTGCGCTCCCTCGTGTCCGAGGAGACACCGGTGGGGTCCGTGATCATGTGCTCAGCCCTTCCGCATGCCGCGGAGCTGGACCGCGTAGGCGATGACCGCGGTGAAGACGCCCATCACGATGGCGATGGTCGCCGCGTAGTTGTGCTGCTGCCCGGAGAAGGCCAGCGAGTACGTGTAGAGGTTCGGGGTGTAGTCGGTCGTGATCGCGTTGGGAGCGAGGCTCTGCATGATGTTCGGCTCGTTGAACAGCTGGAAGCTCCCGATGATCGAGAAGATCGTCGCGATGACCACCGCGCTGCGGATGGCCGGCAGTTTGATCGCGGTGACGATGCGCCACTCCCCGGCGCCGTCGATGGCCGCCGCCTCGTAGAGGGAGCGCGGAACCACCTTCAGGGCGGCATAGAAGATCAAGGTGTTGTAGCCGACGAACTCCCAGGTCACGACGTTGCCGATGGAAGCGAGGACCAACGGGGGCGAGAGCGGGTCCGGGAGCGCCAGGCCGAAGGCGTCGTTCAGGTTGCCCACCAGGCCGAACCGGGTGCCGTAGATGAACCCCCACATCAGGCTGGCCACCACTGCCGGTACGGCGTAGGGAAGGAAGACGGCCACCCTGAAGAATGCCTTGCCGTACAGCCGGCCGCTGTCGATGGCGAGCGCGACGAGCAACGCGATCCCCAGCATCACCGGCACCTGGAGGAGCAGGAAAAGTCCGACCCGGGCCGATCCCTCCCAGAACCGCGTATCGGTCAGTGCTTGGAGATAGTTGTCCGCGCCGACGAAGGAGGTACCGCCGACGAGTCGGTCGCGCATCAGGCTGAGATAGAACGCGTACCCGATGGGAGCCAGGAAGACGAGGGCGAACACCGCTGCGAAGGGTCCGGCGAACCCCCAGCCGACGAGGGCGTTCCGACGTGCGCGTGAACGGGAACGGGATGGGGGGACTGCCTTTGCCGGTGCCGGCAGGAGCGACATGGTGGGTCCTTGCGTCAGTGACCTACAGGTCCGCGACGGAGGAAGGGATGACTGGCCTCCGGGCCGGAATCGGCCTCCATGGGGCAGGACCTGATGAGAAATGTTTACGTAACCATCGGTCCGGCGATCGTGGCACTCCCGGTGGGGAGCGTCAAGCATTCTGCGCCCGCTGGCCGAAAAAGGAGTCGCCGGACGGCCATGCCGCCCGCCGGGGCGCCCTTCACGTACACCCGGCCGCAGACCTTCTGGCCAATCCTCAACGAGCAAAGCGGAGTTGGGCGGCAAGGCGGCACCCGGCCGGT
Coding sequences within:
- a CDS encoding M4 family metallopeptidase, with the protein product MSTAAVAATLGTTGVAQAGTPNTGLGHGYHNGEVKISTSRDTNGDHVLVDPERGGLQVRNLANDYYQGWDRGRPSSDADNVWGNGSKDDRRTTDVDAYVAATQTWDYFLKQHGRRGIHDDGVGPRLFTDVGPPDGEFFAQYDPECGCMVLGPAVGGNAAWNTTDVVAHEMTHGITGMTAGLNLNGESGGLNESTSDIFGTLVEFSANNGKDRPDYTIGEGVSGKPLRYMDDPTKDGASKGCWSPGVGEGEEPNHHIAGISNKFFYQLAVGSGKSQWGDSPTCGGAPAVKGIGNDKAGKIWYRALTRYLMPNSNFSGARAATLRAAADLYGKNSTEAKSVTAAWLAAGVDGSDPVPPAPLAPSLKWVNFQNSVVGAEILVRLVAPDPQRQRVTFTATGLPPGLTLNAATGVVTGRPTRQGSSEVTFTAADCDGNTSKRQISWEVAPG
- a CDS encoding helicase HerA domain-containing protein, which encodes MCDVWENPDPAIAAAETSGIAAASALAVGGLAYGLLTRKRRAFMREWVTPLHEALAVPLGMSELTDPRRYLHVPRKFSDDDAEIRIDTPGHLRFNEDLVADLIVKKLALENVSFTWRRAGKDTHVIVRKRKAPPKKLTLSDPGVREILAKMPESAPLIGLGAGKRKISVDLDADSPHVLISAGTGGGKSTILRCITCQFIHNGAHAYVLDFKRISHTWARGVPGVTYCRGIAEIHDALVRLAQEGRRRLALAEQLADDVLEREPWRVGPRIVFLLEEVNATMAQLKRYWAKIRESGDPKTSPAVEALAEILFMGRQVRLRVLLVAQSATARAIGAHGHRADESPQLTRARPPS
- a CDS encoding aldo/keto reductase, whose amino-acid sequence is MTYRRAGHSGVRLPVVSLGLWHNFGDGRPLEVQRAVLRRAFDRGVTHFDLANNYGPPYGSAERNFGRLFAQDFRPYRDELFIASKAGYDMWPGPYGDGGGRKYLLASLDQSLQRMGLEYVDVFYSHRYDPETPLEETMGALHTAVRSGKALYAGISNYPAERHREAVAILRELGVPVLLNQARYSILDRTPEGGLLDAVGDTRTGLIAYSPLAQGLLTSRYLAGEVPAGSRMSVGHFLKEEALTGAKLEQLRGLGELAERRGQSLAQLAISWVLRDPRVVSVIIGASSVNQLDQNLDALHGGPLSEEDLAEIDALSR
- a CDS encoding ABC transporter substrate-binding protein — protein: MRTNNRRRIVAAVAVTCALTLGATACGSPDPGADSAAKDVAAALEAGGKVTVWAWEPTLKKVAADFEKKYPKVDIELVNAGTNNKQYTALQNAIAAGSGAPDVAQVEYYAVGQFAIGKSLEELSPYGASGHDQAFTTGPWSGVKYGKGIYALPMDSGPMALFYNKKVFDRHGIAVPTTWDEYVEAARALHKADPKLYITNDTGDAGATTSLIWQAGGRPYKVEGTEIGLDFGDAGTAQYAGTWQKLIDERLLAPVTSWSDEWYKGLSDGSIATLSIGAWMPANFVTGAPAASGDWRVAPLPQWTKGAKAGAENGGSSLAVPKASKNKALAYAFIEYATTGAGATARVSEGAFPATRADLESQAFLDTPFPYFGGQQANRILAEAARDVAAGWSYLPYQVYANSVFSDTVGKAYVSSTTLTQGLEAWRATSAKYGTDQGFTVAP
- a CDS encoding carbohydrate ABC transporter permease, with product MITDPTGVSSDTRERTADSSGADASGAATGSQRPPAAAPPRAAPKRRRRRAHTPLDPRPSIPLTLVTGLVLVYTLLPLVWLVINATKDQEDLLDSFGLWLGEDFQLWDNISRTLTYDDGAFVRWTLNTLLYVAAGAGGATLLAVLGGYALAVYEFPGRRAVFAVVIGAVAVPGTALAVPTFLMFSGMGLANTPWAVIIPSLVSPFGLYLMWVFTAQAVPSELLEAARIDGAGELRIFFRIALPLLMPGTVTVLLFSMVATWNNYFLPLIMIKDPDWYPLTLGLNAWSAQARTAGGEPVFDLIITGSLLTIAPIVVVFLLLQRYWQSGLAAGSVKE
- a CDS encoding carbohydrate ABC transporter permease, which produces MSLLPAPAKAVPPSRSRSRARRNALVGWGFAGPFAAVFALVFLAPIGYAFYLSLMRDRLVGGTSFVGADNYLQALTDTRFWEGSARVGLFLLLQVPVMLGIALLVALAIDSGRLYGKAFFRVAVFLPYAVPAVVASLMWGFIYGTRFGLVGNLNDAFGLALPDPLSPPLVLASIGNVVTWEFVGYNTLIFYAALKVVPRSLYEAAAIDGAGEWRIVTAIKLPAIRSAVVIATIFSIIGSFQLFNEPNIMQSLAPNAITTDYTPNLYTYSLAFSGQQHNYAATIAIVMGVFTAVIAYAVQLRGMRKG